TCGCGGGTCTCAGCTCCCGCGAACTCAGGATGCGCTTTATGAAACTCCTCGGCCGTTTCATAGCGATCATAGTCCGAAAGGCTTAGTAACCCCGTGTAACTTCGACGATCCATGTAACCGGTAAACAGGTTTTCCTGACTGAAACACTCGCGGATGTGATTCAGGATAGGAGAGACTTCGAGCAAAAAGAACTGCCCAAACGGGAGACGCTCCTTATTCAACGCAAGGACATCATCTATCGCAAAGCCATCACAGGTGACCACGTGTCTACAAATAACTGAAAGCTCATCAGCTGAAACAGGCACCTGTATGGAACCGCGGGCGACAGTCTGTATCCATGCTGCTTTATGCTTCCGCAGTTCTTCAGTACTATACCTCGTTCCTTTGGGGTGTCTTGAATTATAGTGACCCGCTGCAAGGTGGCAATCCATGCATAATGCAATGGCATTATCCTCAGTATCCTGCCCTCCTTCAGCCCGTGGTAAAATATGATGCACCTCCACGCCTATTGCCTTGAACCGATGACACACCGAGCAGTGTCTGGCCGTCTCTACCAGTACCTGATCACGTATGGCTTTCGAGAATCCACTCATAATCCGACTCATTTAGCTTAGGAGCTTTAATACAATCTGTTTATAATCAGGTTATCATTCGGAAAACAACCATTATATACTATACTTTCTTGATTTTTTGACTCTTAGTCAAGGATATTAATTGTATATATCGATACCGCCTCCTCACAAAAAAATCACGTCAGGAAATCTGCGCTTTCAATCTGTACTTAATGTTCTCGCCAGGCAGGTTAGATATTGACTTGTATTTGTTGTCAGTAATGCTGATTGTCATGAAATGTCAATAAAGACGCGCGTTGTACGATGATTCATCGGTTTTCGAGCCACAACCAAATGTCGAGATGCACTCGCGAAAGGCCCTTGTCATGTGCCAGTTGTTGTGCACAGTCTTGGTACTGATCGCTGAGGCGCTGTCCCAGATGTTTGAGCCCCGGCCATGCAGGTAATTCCGGAAACCTAATTCGTAGTCCTTCAGCGACCTTACTATCGAGGGCAATCTCCATCCATTTCTCTACATGGCCAATGTCATGTTCTCGGCTTAGGTACTGGTTATAAAGCACGTCGCGCATAAACAGATTGACGGACTTTCGAGCAGCACCCCAAGGATGTCCGGTTCCTGGCCACTGTGCGAGAAGCCCTTCGGTGGCCACATCAATCCATTGCCTGTATTCCATCTGCCCCATACCTCTCAGCGGTGCTATGTGCATTTTCGCCAGGGCCGCTCGAACTGCTTGATGTGCGCCTTTGCCTTGGTTACGGAGCGCAGACACGCCTATGGCGGTTGTTGCGACAAACTCTTGCATCGTTTTCAGGAAATCGAATTCCGTTGCTTCTCTTCTGCCGATCATAGGCATCAGCGGGAAGCGCCCTTTTGGGTGATCCGTTGCATACATTGGTGAAGCGATCTTTGCACTTACGGTTTTTCTAAGTTCATTAAGAGAGTTGGGTTGTCGAATAATGCGCCATTCAATCCCCCTCTGTCGGTTGTTCCATGCCAGTAATCCTAAATGCTCTAATACGACACCCAAATAGGATGCTCCCTGCGCGTGGCTTAATTTCCCGGGTTGCTGCCGCAAGATCGCAACACCAAGGCCGTCATTTTCGTCGTCCTTCCCGAGTTTCTCTACGTTGTTGGCCAATGGAAACCAATCAGCAGCAAATCTGTGCTTAAGCCAGCCAATGATGGCAAATACTTCAGCTATGGAGTATTCTTCTTGCCTTTCATTCTCGTTCTTGATTCTGACATAGTCATTACTGAACGCCCAATCAAAACGCTTGGCACCGCGACCGCCATGTGTCATGAGCATATCGATCCTCCGCCTCTACTGTCCTTTTCATCCCTAAGCTTAACAATATTTATCTGTATCCATTATAAAATCCTGAACGCCGACTCGTCCATATAAAACACCCAGGAAAGTCACACATATACGCACTTTCAATCCGAAGTCAATAAATTCAAGGGCCTGGCGGTTCCGTTGATTTGTATTTGAACCCCAGATCACCGATCATGATGGATTCCGTAATTCTCGACAGGCGCTTTCTTTTGGTTATATCTTTGCGTCACCATCCCATTCTTTCCTGAGTAGTCCAGGGAAGGAGATCTTCGGTAGGGTATTTATTGGAGAGGATAAGAACAGGAACGGCTCCTATAATGGTTATTATGCCTTGTAAGATATCGGCTTTAATCCGGGATTGCAATTTGATTTAACTTTAAGCATGATAAGGTTCGGATTTGCAACAAGATGTTTCAGATTTTCTCCCGCAGAAACAGCTTCCTCCCAAGTCTTAAACTCCCAATGATAGTCTCTATGGCCCTGATCTTCGGTGCTGTCTTCAAGATCAAATGTTGCTGTCAGCGATTCTATTTCTTTTTCTAAATGTTTACTGAATTCGTTTACTTTGATATGAATAAGGACTTCATACTCGGGTAGTCTAAGCACGAGGTTTTCCATGATGGCAATCTCCTGAAATTATATTCCTTTAGAGGATTTCCGTGCAGGTCTTAATGTCCATCTGTGGATCAAGAAGTGCAAAGAGCCTACCCATGGATGTCATCAGGTTCGCCGAATGCAGCTTAAATGCATCCTTGTCGGCGTATTTCTCATATATCACTATTGTTGTGCTGTTTCCTTCGCCCTTCACAGTGTGCGGGATATATGTTAGGCACCCCGGTTCGTTCTTCATAAATTTCGGAACATCTTCCTTCAATATCTGGATGGCCTCATCCATTTTTCCCTCTTTAACCTTGAGCGTGGCGATTATGGTGTACATTGGCTTCCTCCTTATGGATTTCATTTATCTCTAATTGACTTGAACATTTGTGTTTGCAACTGAATGCGTGCGGTTCATGAAAAAATGACATCTATCGGTACTTAACGCTATCTACAATGAGTTGATATCGTGGGGAGATTATCTTAGTGATTATCGGACTATTTTTATCAAGCGTTTGTTATGCTTCCATTCACAACCCAAAAAGGGACATCCGTACTTAGGAACCCATACCGGCTAGCCCAAATTCATAAACAGGAGTTTC
This Syntrophales bacterium DNA region includes the following protein-coding sequences:
- a CDS encoding HNH endonuclease, with product MSGFSKAIRDQVLVETARHCSVCHRFKAIGVEVHHILPRAEGGQDTEDNAIALCMDCHLAAGHYNSRHPKGTRYSTEELRKHKAAWIQTVARGSIQVPVSADELSVICRHVVTCDGFAIDDVLALNKERLPFGQFFLLEVSPILNHIRECFSQENLFTGYMDRRSYTGLLSLSDYDRYETAEEFHKAHPEFAGAETR
- a CDS encoding putative quinol monooxygenase: MYTIIATLKVKEGKMDEAIQILKEDVPKFMKNEPGCLTYIPHTVKGEGNSTTIVIYEKYADKDAFKLHSANLMTSMGRLFALLDPQMDIKTCTEIL